A section of the Streptomyces xinghaiensis S187 genome encodes:
- the dtd gene encoding D-aminoacyl-tRNA deacylase produces MRAVVQRVSGASVVVDGETVGEIRGRGLCVLVGVTHDDTKEKAERLARKLWTVRLFDGDGDADGDGGGEGGAAGPGSEKSCSDLGAPLMVISQFTLYGDARKGRRPTWNAAAPGELAEPLVDEVVARLRSLGARVETGRFGADMKVSLTNDGPFTVLLEV; encoded by the coding sequence ATGCGTGCGGTGGTACAGAGAGTGAGCGGTGCGAGCGTCGTCGTGGACGGCGAGACGGTCGGCGAGATCCGGGGGCGCGGTCTGTGCGTGCTGGTCGGGGTCACGCACGACGACACCAAGGAGAAGGCGGAGCGGCTGGCGCGGAAGCTGTGGACCGTACGTCTCTTCGACGGCGACGGCGATGCCGACGGTGACGGCGGCGGGGAAGGCGGCGCGGCGGGCCCCGGGTCGGAGAAGTCCTGTTCCGACCTCGGCGCCCCGCTGATGGTGATCTCCCAGTTCACTCTCTACGGTGACGCGCGCAAGGGCCGCCGGCCGACCTGGAACGCGGCCGCCCCCGGGGAGCTCGCCGAGCCGCTGGTGGACGAGGTGGTGGCGCGACTGCGGTCGCTGGGCGCGCGGGTGGAGACCGGGCGGTTCGGCGCGGACATGAAGGTCTCGCTCACGAACGACGGTCCGTTCACCGTGCTGCTCGAAGTCTGA
- a CDS encoding asparaginase: protein MPPTDTRRPPSAAAPASAEPATAGAAAEPGPPAPPVLAEVVRSGFTESRHRGSLVLLAADGSELLALGEVTAPVYPRSAAKPMQAAAMLRAGARLSGERLALAAGSHSGEPFHLELVAAMLADAGLSEADLCTPPALPLDPAEAETLLASGGRPSRMAMDCSGKHAGMLTACVTAGWPTDGYLSPDHPLQRLVRDEIETATGEHVAHTGTDGCGAPLMAVSLTGLARAYRRYALAGPGSPERLVADAMRAHPEYVAGTRRHDTWLMREVPGALAKVGAEAVQAVALPDGRALALKVEDGGGRAVGPVLRRALRLLGVDGSLPERLGDAPVLGGGLRVGEIRASF from the coding sequence ATGCCCCCCACGGACACCCGCCGCCCCCCGTCCGCGGCCGCCCCGGCCTCCGCGGAGCCCGCCACCGCGGGCGCCGCCGCCGAGCCCGGGCCGCCCGCCCCGCCGGTGCTCGCGGAGGTGGTCCGGTCCGGCTTCACGGAGAGCCGTCACCGCGGCTCCCTGGTGCTGCTGGCGGCCGACGGCAGCGAGCTGCTGGCGCTCGGCGAGGTGACCGCGCCCGTCTACCCCCGCTCCGCCGCCAAGCCGATGCAGGCGGCGGCGATGCTCCGGGCGGGCGCCCGGCTCTCCGGGGAGCGGCTGGCCCTGGCCGCGGGCAGCCACTCCGGCGAGCCGTTCCACCTCGAACTGGTGGCCGCCATGCTCGCCGACGCCGGACTGTCCGAGGCCGATCTGTGCACCCCGCCCGCGCTGCCGCTCGACCCGGCCGAGGCCGAGACGCTGCTGGCCTCCGGCGGCCGCCCGAGCCGGATGGCGATGGACTGCTCCGGCAAGCACGCCGGGATGCTCACCGCCTGCGTCACCGCGGGCTGGCCCACGGACGGCTATCTCTCCCCCGACCACCCGCTGCAGCGGCTCGTGCGCGACGAGATCGAGACCGCGACCGGCGAACACGTGGCGCACACCGGCACCGACGGCTGCGGTGCCCCGCTGATGGCCGTCTCGCTCACCGGCCTGGCCCGCGCCTACCGCCGTTACGCCCTCGCCGGGCCGGGCTCACCCGAGCGGCTGGTGGCGGACGCGATGCGCGCCCACCCCGAGTACGTGGCGGGCACCCGCCGGCACGACACCTGGCTGATGCGGGAGGTGCCGGGCGCCCTGGCCAAGGTGGGCGCCGAGGCGGTGCAGGCCGTCGCGCTGCCCGACGGCCGCGCGCTGGCCCTCAAGGTGGAGGACGGCGGCGGGCGGGCCGTCGGCCCGGTGCTGCGGCGCGCCCTGCGGCTGCTCGGCGTGGACGGCTCGCTCCCGGAGCGGCTGGGTGACGCCCCGGTGCTGGGCGGCGGGCTCCGGGTGGGAGAAATTCGCGCGAGCTTCTGA
- a CDS encoding GNAT family N-acetyltransferase, with protein sequence MSPEVRTITEAELPDWIRTLHTGFLRPPETSEREIEGRRSSWDMSRVRGAFDGGRCVGTLRSFAQELTVPGGATVAADAISNATVAATHRRRGLLSRMIAGDLAEARERGDAVATLIAAEYPIYGRYGFGTATWTTEWRIDVPRAGLDPRWSGPECGGRIDFTDGAGIRKLGPELHERLRARRPGFVSRGEHVWRLATGDLHYPSLGPWTEPFHAVYRSPEGEAEGLLTYTATDVWEAKQPQDRATVRELLALTPAAERALWHFLCSVDWVMGVDSGLRAPDDLLPLLLPDPRAARVTTHADLLWIRLLDIPRALEARTYADSGALVLDVRDETPVAAETGLTGGRFRLDATPHGASCAPTTAEPDLALSVADLATLYLGDESAVRLTALGRAEETREGAAALADRLLRTSRRPWCPDIF encoded by the coding sequence ATGAGCCCAGAGGTCCGTACGATCACCGAAGCCGAACTCCCGGACTGGATCCGCACCCTGCACACCGGATTCCTCCGGCCGCCGGAGACGTCCGAGCGGGAGATCGAGGGCCGCCGGAGCTCCTGGGACATGAGCCGGGTGCGCGGCGCCTTCGACGGCGGACGCTGCGTGGGCACCCTCCGCAGCTTCGCGCAGGAGCTGACGGTGCCCGGCGGCGCCACGGTGGCGGCCGACGCGATCAGCAACGCCACCGTCGCCGCCACGCACCGGCGGCGCGGGCTGCTCAGCCGGATGATCGCCGGGGATCTGGCGGAGGCCCGGGAGCGCGGCGACGCCGTCGCCACGCTGATCGCCGCCGAGTACCCGATCTACGGCCGCTACGGCTTCGGCACCGCCACCTGGACCACCGAGTGGCGGATCGACGTCCCCCGGGCCGGTCTGGACCCGCGGTGGTCCGGCCCGGAGTGCGGCGGCCGGATCGACTTCACGGACGGCGCGGGCATACGGAAGCTGGGCCCGGAGCTGCACGAGCGGCTCCGGGCCCGCCGACCGGGCTTCGTCAGCCGTGGCGAGCACGTCTGGCGGCTGGCCACGGGCGATCTGCACTACCCGTCCCTCGGCCCGTGGACCGAGCCGTTCCACGCCGTGTACCGCTCACCGGAGGGCGAGGCGGAGGGGCTGCTCACGTACACGGCGACCGACGTGTGGGAGGCCAAGCAACCGCAGGACAGGGCGACGGTCCGGGAACTGCTCGCCCTCACCCCCGCCGCCGAGCGGGCCCTGTGGCACTTCCTGTGCTCGGTGGACTGGGTGATGGGCGTCGACTCCGGGCTCCGCGCGCCCGACGACCTGCTGCCCCTGCTCCTGCCCGACCCGCGCGCCGCCCGCGTCACCACGCACGCGGACCTGCTGTGGATCCGGCTGCTGGACATCCCGCGCGCCCTGGAGGCCCGCACCTACGCGGACTCCGGGGCGCTCGTCCTCGACGTGCGCGACGAGACGCCGGTCGCGGCGGAGACCGGACTCACCGGCGGGCGCTTCCGGCTGGACGCCACTCCGCACGGCGCGTCCTGCGCCCCGACCACGGCGGAGCCGGACCTGGCCCTCTCCGTCGCGGACCTCGCCACGCTCTACCTCGGCGACGAGTCGGCGGTGCGGCTGACGGCCCTGGGCCGGGCGGAGGAGACGCGGGAGGGCGCCGCGGCCCTGGCGGACCGCCTGCTGCGCACCTCCCGCAGGCCCTGGTGCCCGGACATCTTCTAG